Sequence from the Microbacterium sp. AZCO genome:
CGCACGGGTCTCGCTCACAGCCGTTCGCGGCGGGAGTCGACGAGGTAGTACACCGGTGTAGTACCGCCGAAGGTACACCGGTGTAGTACAACGTTGCAATAGCGATTTCCCGCGCGGGCTCAGCCCCGGAGAGCTGTCTGCGGGATACTCTCGCGCCGTGACCTTGACGGCGCGAGAGAGAGCGGCGCGCCGCCGCATGTTCCGCCGCCGCCGTGCGGCCGTGCTGCTCGTCCTGGTGCTGGCCGTGGTCGGCGTCGCCGTCATCGCGCCCCGGATCGCCGCATCCGCCGCCGCCGCTGACGCACGCGCGAGTCTCGCCGACCTCGCCGGGATCGCCGGTGACGCCCTCGCCGTCTCATCGACCGTGGTCTCCGCCGACGCGTCAGCGGCGCTGACGTCCGCACGCGAAGCCTCCCTCGGCGCGAACCCGTCCGATGAGAACGCCGCAGCCGCAACCCGGACCATGGCCGACGCCGTCACGGCGTTCCGGAAGGCTGCGGCGGCAGGAGCGGAGGATGTGCTCGGACAGTGGTCGGACGCGGAGAAGAGCGTGGAGGACGATCTCTACGCCCGGATCACGGCGCTCAAGAAGGCCCCGCCCGAGAAGCTCGCCTCCGCGCTCGCCGCGACCACCGCTGCCGCCGACGCCGTCCGCGCGAGCGCGCAGGCGTACCGCGACGGCATCATCGCCGCCGCGAAGACCTCCAGCTCCCAGCCCACGGGCGGCTCGGTCGATGCGCAGCTCGAGTACCTGCTGGCGCACGCCACCGACTACAACGAGGCCCAGTGGGGCGACTACAACCCCGCCGGCGGCGACTGCGTCAACTTCGCGAGCCAGGGACTCCTCGCCCGCGGCTGGGTCATGGACGATTCCTGGCGCTCCGGCGGCCCCTGGAAAGCGTCGAAGGCATGGCGCTCGACGCCCGACATCGACGCCTACCTCGCGGCGCAGGGATTCGCCTACTCGACGGCGGACGACCTCGACCGGGTCCGGATCGGCGATGTCGGCGTCTTCAACTGGGGCGATACCGGTCCGGGACTGGATCACACCATGACGGTCTCGCGAGTGGAGTACTCGCCGGAGGGGCCGATCATCTCGTTCGCGAGCCGCAACACCGACGGCCGGTACCGTCCGATGCCGGCAACCCTGACGACCCCGGGCTCAGGGTCGTCCGTACGCATCTACTCCATCCCCTGACGGGCCCCTACGGGCAGGTCGCACGTGTCGGAGGCGGAGGCTATCCTCCCGCTGTGAGCAACCGCGTGGCCAAGCCCGAGCTGCATGTGGACTCGGTCGCGGAGTGGGAGGCATGGCTGGATGCCGACCCCGACCCCGGCGGAATCCGACTGCGGCTGCGGAAGAAGGCGTCGAAACTGCCGGGGATCACCTATCCCGAGGCACTCGACGTCGCGCTCTGCTTCGGGTGGATCGACGGCCAGTCGCAGTCCCTCGACGGCGACTACTTCCTGCAGACGTTCACGCCGCGACGGCCTCGGAGCATCTGGTCGAAGGTCAACATCGGCCATGTGACCCGACTGATCGAGGAGGGTCGGATGCGGCCCTCCGGTCTGCTCGAGATCGAGCGCGCCAAGTCCGACGGGCGCTGGGACAGCGCGTATCGGCAACGCGACGGCGACATCCCCGCGGAGCTGCAGGAAGCCCTCGACGCCGATCCCGAGATCGCGAAGGCGTTCGCGGCCCAGTCGGCGCAGAACCGGTTCGCGATGTCGTTCCGCGTCGCGAACCTCAAGCGGCCGGCGTCACGTGCAGCGCGTGTCGCCGAGTACGTCGAGATGCTCAAGCGAGGCCAGACCCTCCACTGACGGCAGCGGGTGCCGCAGCTCAGGACTCGGGCCGCGTCTTCGCCTCGCCGGAACGGTCAGGCGCGACGGTAGGCGCCGACGACCGGGCAGTCGAACGGGTCGCGGGCGGCGAGCCCCACGCGGTTGAGGTAGGCGATGACGATGCCGTACGAGCGCCACAGGGTGGTCTCGGTGTAGGGCACGCCGAGCGCGCGGCACTGGTCCATCACGATCTCGCGCGCGCGGGCGAGGTGCGGGCGCGGCATGTTCGGGAAAAGGTGGTGCTCGATCTGGTAGTTGAGACCGCCCATGAGCCACGTCGCCCACCAGCCCCCGCTGACGTTGCGAGAGGTGCGCACCTGCTTGCTGAAGAAGTCGAGCTTGGCGTCCTTCGAGATCACGGCCATGCCCTTGTGGTTCGGCGCGAACGACGCGCCCATGTAGACCCCGAAGACCGCCAGCTGCACGCCGAGGAACGCGAACGCCATGCCCAGCGGCAGGAAGAGGAACACGGGCGTCCAGATCACGGCGAATCGCGCGGCGACGAGCGCGAGCTCGAGCCAGCGACCCTTCACGGGCTCTCGCCCGACGAGGTGCCGGAGTGCCTGGAAGTGCAGGTTGAGTCCTTCCAGCGTCAGGAGCGGGAAGAACAGCCACCCCTGGTGCCGGGTGATCAGGCGACGGATGCCGCGAGCCTGGGCGGCATCGGCATCCAGGAACGAAATGGTGTCGACCTCGATGTCGGGATCCTTGCCGACGCGATTGGGATTCGCGTGATGGCGCGTGTGCTTCGAGCTCCACCACGAGTAGCTCATGCCGACGACTCCGTTGGCGAGTACGCGTGCCAGCCGGTCGTTCGCCGGCCCGGACGCGAGGATCTGGCGGTGGGCGGCCTCGTGCCCGAGGAAGGCCACCTGCGTGAACAGGATGCCGAGCGCGGCCGCGATGAGCAGCTGGAACCAGCTGTGGCCGAGCAGCACGAAGCCGGTGATCGCCCCGCCGAAGCCGAGGGCGACCGCCAGTCCGACGACGCCGTAGAACCACGGAGTCCGCCGCAGCAGACCGCTTTCGCGGACGACCTGCGAGACCTCCGTGAACGCGCGGGCCATGGGAGGGAACTCGGTCGTGCCTGCGTAGGTCTGACGGACGGGACCGAGCCGGGGCTCGAGGGCGGTGGAGGAGATGATTCACCAGTTCCGATGAGGACCGTATGGCCGCTGAGAGCCAGAGGCGGTTGCCCATCGCTGTCCTCAGGCTACGTCGGCGTCCATGAGCCGAAGGGAATACGGCCTGATTCCGGGGTGATGCCCAGGTGAACGGCAGCGCCCGCCCCGGCCGAAGCCGGGACGGGCGCTGTCGGTACTCGCGTCAGAGCGGGCGGATGTTCGCCGCCTGCATGCCCTTGGGGCCGCGCTCGGCGTCGAATTCGACCTTCTGGTCCTCGCGCAGCTCCTTGAAGCCGCTTCCGGTGATCGCGCTGAAGTGTGCGAAGAGATCGGCCGAGCCGTCATCGGGTGCGATGAAGCCGTAGCCCTTCTCCGAGTTGAACCATTTCACGGTGCCAGTGGCCATCGTGTCTTTCCTCTTCTTCTGTGGCCGCCTGTGCGACCGGGATGCCGCGCCGTCGAATGCGGTGCGGACGTCTGGGGTGGGAAGGCACCGGGCGCCGGCATGTCAGCTCGCCATCCTCAGCGACGCGCGGTCGTCGAGGAACGAGGTCACCAGTCGATGCGTCTCGGCGAGCTTGTCCATCTGAGCGGCGAGGTCGTCGCGGACCCGCTCGAGCTGCTCCTCCACGGCGCGATGCGTCGCGTCCGGCACGTCGCCGATGCAGGTCAGCACCGAGGCGACGGTCTCGCGCGGGAAGCCCATCTCGAACAGCAGATGGATGGCGCTCGCCCGCTCCACGACCGACTCGTCGTACTGACGGTACCCGTTGGCCGCCCTCGTCGAGCCGATCAGCCCGCGCTCCTCGTAGTACCTCAGCGATCGCGCGCTCACTCCGCTGCGCCTGCTGAGCTCCCCGATCCGAAGAGGCTGACTTGACCTTGACACCGTGTGAAAGTTTAGCGTCGAATTCGCCGCGAAGGAAACAGCGGCGGAAGGAGTTCTCATGAATGAGTCCATCGACGTCGGGAATCGGGCGCGGACGTACACGGTCGTCGGCGAGCCATCGACCGAGCCGCGTGCCCTGATCATGGTGTTCCACGGCTCACGGCAGACGGGCGCGATCCATCGCGAGTTCACTGGCGGGGCGCTCGACGGGCTCGCCGCCGAGGGCCGAGCGGTCGTCGCGTATCTCGACGGCTACCGGGGCAACTGGAACGACGCCCGTCGCGAGAGCTCCTTCCCCGCTCGCCTCGAGGAGGTCGACGACGTGGGGTTCGCGCGCGCCGTCGTCGCGCGGCTCACGGCGACCCACGGCATCGATCCTCGGCGCGTGGTCGTCGTCGGCTACTCCAACGGCGGCCAGATGGCGCTGCGACTGCTGCACGAGACGCCGGACCTCGTGGCGGGCGCGGTCGTCGTCGCCGCGACGATGCCGGACGAGAGGGGCTTCACCGCGGGCTTCTCGACGGCGCCGCAGCAGCGACCCGTTCCGGTCACGATCGTGGCGGGCACCGCCGACCCCATCGTCCCTTACAGCGGCGGGCGGATGCGGTGGTGGGCCCGCAAGCTCTTCAAGATCGACGGCGCGGCGCTCTCCGCCGAAGCGACGGCTGACTACTTCGCGTCGCGCAACGGCATCCGGGCCACACCGACGATCGAGACGCTTCCCGCAGCGAGCCGGCGGACGCGCACGACTCGCACGGACTATCGCGCTGACGGACGCCCCTCGGTGTCGCTCGTCACGGTCATCGGCGGCGGGCACACGGTACCCGCGGCCAAGGCGGGGCCTGCCGTCGTCGGCGCCACCGGCCATGACCTCACGATCGACCGGATCGTCTCGCAGATGCTCGATGAGGTCGCGGTCGACGCGATCGGGAGCGGCATCCACCCCTCCCCCGACCTTCGTCAGACGGGGTCGTGAGCGTCCCCTGCCGCTGACGACGTGAACCTCGCGTCCTCGCCGCCCGAGGCCCGGGCGTCAGGGCGCGAAGATCAGGATCCCGTACACGCCGAACAGCAGCAGGTGCACGGCGCCGTGGACGGCCGTGGTGCGCGGCGCGAAGTACGTGATGACGGTCATGACGAGCGTGATGCAGATGAGCACCATGTTGCTCGGCGACTCGCCGAGGATGACCGGCTGGCCGGTGATCAGCCCGATCACGAGGATCGCCGGAATGGTGAGGCCCACCGTCGACACGAACGCGCCGAGACCGAGGTTGAGAGCGCGCTGATTCTCGTCGGCGAGCGCCGCGCGCACGGCCGTGATCGCCTCGGGCGTGAACACGATGACCGCGATGATCACGCCGCCGAGAGCGGCGGGCGCTCCCGTGCGCTCGATGCCCGCATCGACGAGGATGCCGAGATCGTGCGCGAGCAGGACGATCGGGAGCACCGTCGCGACCAGGAGGGCCGATCGCACGATCAGCGCGCTGGGCGTCGGCTTCGCATGCACGACGGCAGGCGCGTCGGGCGCCCGGTCGGGGACCGGCTGGAGGAACAGGCCGCGGTCGGCCCCCGTCTGCATGAAGAGGAAGAAGCCGTACAGCGCAGCCGAGAGCACGGCGATGCCGATCGACTGCAGCGGCACGAGGCTGCCGTCGCTCGTGGAGCTGAGGAAGCTCGGCAGCACGAGCGTCACGAGCGAGAGCGCCGCGATCATCGCGATGTAGATCGACGCGCCCTCCATGTTGTACCGCTGCGGCCCGAACTTCAGCGCGCCGAGGAGGATCGTGAGACCCAGCACGCCGTTGATGATGATCATCATCACGGCGAACAGCGAGTCCCGCCCGATCGTCGCCGAGCCGCCCGGTCCGAGCATGACCGATGCGATCAGGACGACCTCGATGACGACCACCGTCAGGGTGAGGATCAGCGTGCCGAAGGGCTCGCCGACCTTCTCCGCGAGCTGCTCCGCGTGGCCGACGACCCCGAAGGCGGCGACCATGATGACCCCGAGGATCACGACGAAGCATCCCACCGCCACGGCCGCATTCGGAGGATGGACCACGTACTCGTGTCCGACGGTCAGGAAGAAGATCGTCGCCGCCCACACGACCACGAGGGTGACGAGGGTCGACCTGGAGAGCATGGCCCGCCAGTCGCTCCGCTCGGCGACGGACGCGCTCGGGATGCCGCGATCCCGTGCGGCTCGCGCCATCACGACTCCGACGGCACGAGCGGCAGCTCGGGGCCGTAGTTCCAGGAGAGGATCGCGGGCTGCTCCCGGTAGAAGCTGAGCACCGACACCGATCCCGCGTCGAGCGTGATCTGCGCGCCGAAGCGCGGCGCGAGCCGCAGGAAGACGGCGGTCAGGATGCGGAGGAAGTGGCCGTGCGCGACGAGCGCCACGTCGCCCCGGGCCATCGCGGGAAGCACCCGCGTGAGCACGCGGGACGCCCGCGCGGCGACCTCCTCCACGGTCTCCCCCGGCGTCTCGCCCCGGATGACGCCATGGGTGAAGGCGCTCCAGTCGTAGCCGAGCTCCGCGCGGATCTCGCGGGTCGTGCGGCCTTCGTACCCGCCGTAGTCCCACTCGACGAGGAGCGGATCCACCTCCGCGCTCAGCCCCGCGAGCTCGGCGGTGCGGCGCGCCCGCTGCAGCGGCGAGGTCAGGACGAGCGAGAAGTCGTAGCCCGTGACGAGCTTGCCGGCGCCGCGGGCGAGGTCCTCGCCGCGTGCCGTGAGCGGGATGTCGGTGAGCCCCGTGTGCCGCCCCCGCTTCGACCACTCCGTCTCGCCGTGGCGCAGGAGGACGAGCTTGCCGCCGGGGTTGTCGGGCGCGGGATGGTCGGGAAGGGGATCCGTCGTGGGCACACGGCAACCGTAGCCAACCCCATAATCGTTCCGACAGGTATGCACCAGTCCCTCGCGGCGGGACCCTGCGCTCTCTAGCGTGGAGCCATGGCGCGTGATGAGCAGCTTCCGGAGGAGCTCTACACCGGCCCGATCGACCTCGCCGGCGTACGCGAGCTCGAGGGCGAGGAGGGCGACCTCGAGATCCCCGAGATCAGCTACGACGAGCAGCGGTACCCCGCGAGGCCACGCCGGCTGCGGCCGCGCGACAATCTGCGCGGAAGCAGCCTTCGGCGCATCCGCACCGACCCGCGCACGGCGAACGGCACCAACCCGTCGTACGTCGAGTGGCTTGTGCGGCAGTCGATGCTCAAGGACGCCGACATCCTCGCCCGTCCGCTCGCGGGCCAGCCCTCGATGTGGCGCCACGCCTACGCCCGCCCGGACTCCCGCCGCGCGATCGCGACGAGCGACGCATGGTTCACCGCCTACCCCATCTCCCTCATCACGCGGCCCGGGCAGTCGTTCCTCGCGGCGCTCGGCGACGAGGAGCTCTGGTCGGCATTCGAGCGCATCGGCATCAGTGCGATCCACACGGGTCCCGTGAAGCGAGCCGGCGGCATCGCGGGATGGCTCGACACTCCCAGCGTCGACGGGCACTTCGACCGCATCAGCACGCAGATCGACCCCGCCTTCGGCACGGAGGACGAGTTCCGCGCCCTCTGCGACGTCGCGGACACGCACGGCGGAAGCGTCATCGACGACATCGTGCCGGGCCACACCGGCAAGGGCGCCGATTTCCGGCTGGCCGAGATGGGGTTCAAGGACTACCCCGGGATCTACCACATGATCGAGATCCCGCCGGAGGACTGGATGCTGCTCCCGGACGTCCCGGACGGCGTCGACAGCGTCAATCTCGACGCGGCGACCGAGCACGAGCTCGCGGACCGCGGGTACATCATCGGCGCCCTGCAGCGGGTCATCTTCTACACGCCGGGCGTGAAGGAGACGAACTGGAGCGCGACGGCCCCCGTCATCGGACCCGACGGCGTCACCCGGCGGTGGGTCTACCTGCATTACTTCAAGCAGGGCCAGCCCTCGATCAACTGGCTCGACCCGACCTTCGCCGGAATGCGGCTCGTGATCGGCGACGCGCTGCACTCCCTCGGCGACCTCGGCACGAGCGCGCTTCGCCTCGATGCGAACGGCTTCCTCGGCGTGGAGAAGAGCGCCGAGGGACTTCCCGCCTGGTCGGAGGGCCACCCCCTCTCGCACGCGGCGAACCACATCATCGCGGGCATGGTGCGCAAGGTCGGAGGCTTCACCTTCCAGGAGCTCAACCTCACGATCGAGGACATCCGCGACACGGGCGCCGTCGGCGCCGACCTCTCGTACGACTTCATCGGACGCCCGGGCTACCACCACGCCCTCGCGACCGCCCAGACCGAGTTCCTCCGGCTCGCCCTCAACCAGTCCCTGCTGCTCGGCGTTCAGCCCGTGCAGCTCGTGCACGGGCTGCAGAACCACGACGAGCTGACCTACGAGCTCGTGCACTGGGCGACCCGGCACGGCGACGACACCTTCCCGTTCCGCGGCCGCGAGGTCTCGGGGAGCCAGCTCGCCGAGGAGATCCGCGCCGATCTCACGGAGAGTCTCACCGGAACGGCGGATTACAACCGCGTCTTCACCCAGAACGGCATCGCCTGCACGACGACCTCCCTCATCGCGGCGACGCGCGGCATCGCGCGGCTCGACGACATCACGGACGAGGACGTGCCCGCCATCCGCGATGCCCACCTCCTGCTCTCCGCCTACAACGCCTGGCAGCCGGGGGTGTTCGCCCTGTCGGGCTGGGATCTGACCGGCATGCTCACCATCCCGGGCGACGAGGTCGCGGATCTCATCCGGGCCGGCGACACCCGGTGGATCGAGCGCGGAGCGCACGATCTGCTCAACGCCGACCCGAAGGCGACCCGCTCCGCGGCGGGCATGCCGCGCGGACGGTCGCTCTACGGAACGCTTCCCGATCAGCTCGACGATCCGGACTCGTTCGCGTCGCGGCTCTCCGACATCCTCCGGCTCCGGCGCGAGTACGGCATCGCGACGGCGTCTCAGTTGGACATCCCGGAGGTGGCCCACGCCGGGATGCTGGTGCTCGTTCACCGCCTCGACGACGGCGACGCGCAGGCCGAGGCGCCGATGCAGGTGACCGTGCTGAACTTCGCACCCGAGCCGACCGAGGGGACCGTGCGGTCGGAGCAGCTCGTGCCCGGGAGCATCGTGATGGATGCGGCGTCCGGCGACGACATCGGGCGCGTCGACGACCTGCAGTCCTTCTCGGTCTCGCTGCCGGCCTACGGCGCGATGTTCCTCCTCCTGCAGGCCGAGGAGCCGGTCGCCGAGTAGGCCTGATCGAAAGTCAGGCGAGGGCGGCGTCGATGCCCGCGAGCGGCACCGACAGCCAGTGCGGGCGGTTCCGCGCCTCGTAGATGGACTCGTAGACCGCTTTGTCGAGCACGAGCGCGCGCAGCAGGACCGGGTCGAGCTCGACCGATCCGGGGGCGCCCGTGTACGCCTCGACGAACGCGTCCTGACACGCCGCCGCCCAGCCGCTGCCGTCGGGACCGCCCGCGAGCGCGCCCGCGTAGTCGAACGAGCGCAGCATCCCGGCGACGTCTCGGGGAGGCAGGTCGGGGATCGCACGCTCGGTCATCGGCCGCAGCGGCTCACCCTCGAAGTCCACGATCCGCCAGCCGGCGCCGGGCACCGCGAGCACCTGACCCAGGTGCAGGTCGCCGTGGATGCGCTGCAGGCGGGGCCACCGTCGCTGCAGCGCCGCCCGGTAGACGGCGTCGATGGCGTCGAGGCGCTCGGCGACCGCGGGCACCTCGGACGCGGCGATCGCGAGCCGGCGCTGCCAGGCGGTGCCCGTCGACGACACCTCGCCGGGTCCGGCATCCATCGTCTCCAGTGCGGAGCCGAGCGCGCCGTGCACTCCCGCGACGGCCGTGCCGAGATCCCGCGCGGCGGAGGTGAAGTCGCGTCCCTCGCCCGCGGCCTCGAGGGCGACGGCCCAGCCGTCGCGCACCCCGGGGAGGAACTCCTGGGCGAAGCCGAGCGTGCCGTGCGCGACTCCCGAGTCGCGCCCGATATCCGGCCAGCGGGCGTCGACGCTGCCGAGGAAGCGCGGCACATACGGCGTCCCGGCGGCGCTCAGGACGCGCTGGACCGTGACGTCGGGATTCTCGCCGTGGTGGAGCGTGCGGAAGAGCTTCAGGATGATCGACGGGCGGCCGTCCTCATCGAACACGATCGAGGTGTTCGACTGCTCCCCCGTCAGCACGCGCGAACCGGTCACCCGGCTGACGTCGACGCCCATCTCGGCGAGCATCCCGACCGCGAACCCCGTGTGCCGGGCCGCGTCGACGAGGAGGCCGGCGTCATCGCGGGCGACCACGGCCTGCGGGTCGAACGGCTCCGCGACGCGCGCGAGAGGCACGTGGTACAGCACGGGCAGGGTGCCGGCGTCGTCCATCACCAGGTAGCGCGTCGCCCCGGACCCGGGTTGCTCGTCGAGGATCCGGAATCGCGGTGCGTGGCTCTTGCCGGCATACCATCGTTGCTGCGCCACCCAGGCGCCGAGCTCCTCTGTGAATCCCACAGTTCACTGTGTCCCGTTTCGGCTGCCGGAGCAAAGGGGTGGACGGGCGCAGTCGAGAGGCGTAATGCCTACTCGAGGAACGCGACGCCGCGCACCGGGGCGCCGTCCCCCTCGAGCGCGAGCGGGAAGAAGCCGACGCGCACCCGCCTCGGCAGGCCCTCGAGTCCGCACACGTTCTCGAC
This genomic interval carries:
- a CDS encoding amidase domain-containing protein, coding for MTLTARERAARRRMFRRRRAAVLLVLVLAVVGVAVIAPRIAASAAAADARASLADLAGIAGDALAVSSTVVSADASAALTSAREASLGANPSDENAAAATRTMADAVTAFRKAAAAGAEDVLGQWSDAEKSVEDDLYARITALKKAPPEKLASALAATTAAADAVRASAQAYRDGIIAAAKTSSSQPTGGSVDAQLEYLLAHATDYNEAQWGDYNPAGGDCVNFASQGLLARGWVMDDSWRSGGPWKASKAWRSTPDIDAYLAAQGFAYSTADDLDRVRIGDVGVFNWGDTGPGLDHTMTVSRVEYSPEGPIISFASRNTDGRYRPMPATLTTPGSGSSVRIYSIP
- a CDS encoding YdeI/OmpD-associated family protein, translating into MSNRVAKPELHVDSVAEWEAWLDADPDPGGIRLRLRKKASKLPGITYPEALDVALCFGWIDGQSQSLDGDYFLQTFTPRRPRSIWSKVNIGHVTRLIEEGRMRPSGLLEIERAKSDGRWDSAYRQRDGDIPAELQEALDADPEIAKAFAAQSAQNRFAMSFRVANLKRPASRAARVAEYVEMLKRGQTLH
- a CDS encoding acyl-CoA desaturase; translated protein: MISSTALEPRLGPVRQTYAGTTEFPPMARAFTEVSQVVRESGLLRRTPWFYGVVGLAVALGFGGAITGFVLLGHSWFQLLIAAALGILFTQVAFLGHEAAHRQILASGPANDRLARVLANGVVGMSYSWWSSKHTRHHANPNRVGKDPDIEVDTISFLDADAAQARGIRRLITRHQGWLFFPLLTLEGLNLHFQALRHLVGREPVKGRWLELALVAARFAVIWTPVFLFLPLGMAFAFLGVQLAVFGVYMGASFAPNHKGMAVISKDAKLDFFSKQVRTSRNVSGGWWATWLMGGLNYQIEHHLFPNMPRPHLARAREIVMDQCRALGVPYTETTLWRSYGIVIAYLNRVGLAARDPFDCPVVGAYRRA
- a CDS encoding cold-shock protein yields the protein MATGTVKWFNSEKGYGFIAPDDGSADLFAHFSAITGSGFKELREDQKVEFDAERGPKGMQAANIRPL
- a CDS encoding MerR family transcriptional regulator, which encodes MIRARGSVDGSPTTVYVRARFPTSMDSFMRTPSAAVSFAANSTLNFHTVSRSSQPLRIGELSRRSGVSARSLRYYEERGLIGSTRAANGYRQYDESVVERASAIHLLFEMGFPRETVASVLTCIGDVPDATHRAVEEQLERVRDDLAAQMDKLAETHRLVTSFLDDRASLRMAS
- a CDS encoding alpha/beta fold hydrolase, whose translation is MNESIDVGNRARTYTVVGEPSTEPRALIMVFHGSRQTGAIHREFTGGALDGLAAEGRAVVAYLDGYRGNWNDARRESSFPARLEEVDDVGFARAVVARLTATHGIDPRRVVVVGYSNGGQMALRLLHETPDLVAGAVVVAATMPDERGFTAGFSTAPQQRPVPVTIVAGTADPIVPYSGGRMRWWARKLFKIDGAALSAEATADYFASRNGIRATPTIETLPAASRRTRTTRTDYRADGRPSVSLVTVIGGGHTVPAAKAGPAVVGATGHDLTIDRIVSQMLDEVAVDAIGSGIHPSPDLRQTGS
- a CDS encoding calcium:proton antiporter, with translation MARAARDRGIPSASVAERSDWRAMLSRSTLVTLVVVWAATIFFLTVGHEYVVHPPNAAVAVGCFVVILGVIMVAAFGVVGHAEQLAEKVGEPFGTLILTLTVVVIEVVLIASVMLGPGGSATIGRDSLFAVMMIIINGVLGLTILLGALKFGPQRYNMEGASIYIAMIAALSLVTLVLPSFLSSTSDGSLVPLQSIGIAVLSAALYGFFLFMQTGADRGLFLQPVPDRAPDAPAVVHAKPTPSALIVRSALLVATVLPIVLLAHDLGILVDAGIERTGAPAALGGVIIAVIVFTPEAITAVRAALADENQRALNLGLGAFVSTVGLTIPAILVIGLITGQPVILGESPSNMVLICITLVMTVITYFAPRTTAVHGAVHLLLFGVYGILIFAP
- a CDS encoding histidine phosphatase family protein, with the protein product MPTTDPLPDHPAPDNPGGKLVLLRHGETEWSKRGRHTGLTDIPLTARGEDLARGAGKLVTGYDFSLVLTSPLQRARRTAELAGLSAEVDPLLVEWDYGGYEGRTTREIRAELGYDWSAFTHGVIRGETPGETVEEVAARASRVLTRVLPAMARGDVALVAHGHFLRILTAVFLRLAPRFGAQITLDAGSVSVLSFYREQPAILSWNYGPELPLVPSES
- the treS gene encoding maltose alpha-D-glucosyltransferase, translating into MARDEQLPEELYTGPIDLAGVRELEGEEGDLEIPEISYDEQRYPARPRRLRPRDNLRGSSLRRIRTDPRTANGTNPSYVEWLVRQSMLKDADILARPLAGQPSMWRHAYARPDSRRAIATSDAWFTAYPISLITRPGQSFLAALGDEELWSAFERIGISAIHTGPVKRAGGIAGWLDTPSVDGHFDRISTQIDPAFGTEDEFRALCDVADTHGGSVIDDIVPGHTGKGADFRLAEMGFKDYPGIYHMIEIPPEDWMLLPDVPDGVDSVNLDAATEHELADRGYIIGALQRVIFYTPGVKETNWSATAPVIGPDGVTRRWVYLHYFKQGQPSINWLDPTFAGMRLVIGDALHSLGDLGTSALRLDANGFLGVEKSAEGLPAWSEGHPLSHAANHIIAGMVRKVGGFTFQELNLTIEDIRDTGAVGADLSYDFIGRPGYHHALATAQTEFLRLALNQSLLLGVQPVQLVHGLQNHDELTYELVHWATRHGDDTFPFRGREVSGSQLAEEIRADLTESLTGTADYNRVFTQNGIACTTTSLIAATRGIARLDDITDEDVPAIRDAHLLLSAYNAWQPGVFALSGWDLTGMLTIPGDEVADLIRAGDTRWIERGAHDLLNADPKATRSAAGMPRGRSLYGTLPDQLDDPDSFASRLSDILRLRREYGIATASQLDIPEVAHAGMLVLVHRLDDGDAQAEAPMQVTVLNFAPEPTEGTVRSEQLVPGSIVMDAASGDDIGRVDDLQSFSVSLPAYGAMFLLLQAEEPVAE
- a CDS encoding phosphotransferase, which codes for MGFTEELGAWVAQQRWYAGKSHAPRFRILDEQPGSGATRYLVMDDAGTLPVLYHVPLARVAEPFDPQAVVARDDAGLLVDAARHTGFAVGMLAEMGVDVSRVTGSRVLTGEQSNTSIVFDEDGRPSIILKLFRTLHHGENPDVTVQRVLSAAGTPYVPRFLGSVDARWPDIGRDSGVAHGTLGFAQEFLPGVRDGWAVALEAAGEGRDFTSAARDLGTAVAGVHGALGSALETMDAGPGEVSSTGTAWQRRLAIAASEVPAVAERLDAIDAVYRAALQRRWPRLQRIHGDLHLGQVLAVPGAGWRIVDFEGEPLRPMTERAIPDLPPRDVAGMLRSFDYAGALAGGPDGSGWAAACQDAFVEAYTGAPGSVELDPVLLRALVLDKAVYESIYEARNRPHWLSVPLAGIDAALA